The Corynebacterium poyangense genome includes a window with the following:
- a CDS encoding superoxide dismutase: protein MAVYELPELDYTYDALEPHIAGEIMELHHTKHHQNYVNGANAALEKLEKAREDGSIGAVVTHLSKDLAFNLGGHTNHSIFWKNLSPNGGGEPTGELAEAINRDFGSFEKFKDHFSAAALGLQGSGWAVLGYDHVADRLVIEQMTDQQGNLSVNLTPLLLLDMWEHAFYLQYKNVKADYVKAVWNVFNWEDVAERYAKARS, encoded by the coding sequence ATGGCTGTTTACGAACTTCCCGAACTTGATTACACCTACGACGCACTTGAGCCCCATATCGCTGGCGAAATCATGGAGCTTCACCATACGAAGCATCACCAGAACTACGTCAACGGCGCCAATGCCGCATTAGAGAAGTTGGAGAAGGCACGGGAAGATGGCAGCATCGGAGCCGTCGTAACTCACCTGTCTAAGGATTTAGCTTTTAACCTGGGTGGCCACACCAACCACTCTATTTTCTGGAAGAACCTCTCCCCGAATGGTGGCGGCGAGCCCACCGGCGAGCTTGCTGAAGCAATTAATCGCGATTTCGGGTCCTTTGAGAAGTTTAAGGATCATTTCTCTGCTGCAGCTCTAGGCTTGCAGGGCTCCGGCTGGGCCGTCCTGGGTTACGACCACGTTGCCGATCGTCTAGTTATTGAGCAGATGACCGACCAGCAGGGCAACCTGTCCGTTAACCTCACTCCGCTCCTTCTTCTGGATATGTGGGAGCACGCGTTCTACCTCCAGTACAAGAACGTCAAAGCAGATTACGTCAAGGCTGTATGGAACGTCTTCAACTGGGAAGATGTTGCCGAGCGCTACGCCAAAGCTCGCAGCTAG
- a CDS encoding MFS transporter: MPESKSLPLGIRRSDPAYRRAVLAMLAAGLATFNAVYATQAVLPTFVSELGVTPDQAALTVSATTGLLAVCIMPASILSERFGRGKVLIVSALLATCLALLLPLAPTFEVMVGLRAVQGAVVAGVPAVAMTWLSEELDPKDLGSAMGIYVAGTTVGGLSGRLIPSGLLEFMDWRWAMFFSSLIALGFALLAAVLLPAQRRFRPKAIHPHTEFLATVRHLRNPRLLALFASAFVGMGTFVSLYNYIGFRMMSQFGLSEGLVGLVFIMYLAGTWSSARVGRLVSRSTRGRLMVGAASLMGVSILLLIPANLITTLVAIFTFTAAFFAMHSVASGWVGIIATENRAEGSGMYLFCYYAGSSIIGWMSGYVFSSQEWLGLIVWLLLLASGLVAIATLSAIAEKSQRRQPRRSMT; encoded by the coding sequence ATGCCAGAATCAAAATCCTTGCCCCTAGGAATACGCCGCTCAGACCCGGCCTATCGTCGCGCAGTGCTGGCTATGTTAGCTGCTGGGTTGGCCACTTTTAATGCCGTCTACGCAACACAAGCAGTGTTGCCCACGTTTGTCAGCGAGCTAGGTGTAACTCCAGATCAGGCTGCCTTGACGGTGTCAGCTACCACGGGTTTATTAGCGGTCTGCATTATGCCGGCTTCCATCCTGTCGGAGCGATTCGGCCGAGGGAAAGTTCTGATTGTGTCTGCTTTATTGGCTACATGTTTGGCTCTCCTGCTTCCCTTAGCTCCAACATTCGAGGTGATGGTAGGACTGCGGGCTGTTCAAGGAGCCGTAGTAGCCGGTGTTCCGGCAGTGGCGATGACCTGGTTAAGTGAAGAGCTTGACCCGAAAGACCTGGGATCAGCCATGGGCATCTATGTTGCGGGCACAACGGTGGGAGGTTTATCCGGTCGCCTCATCCCGTCGGGCTTATTAGAATTTATGGACTGGCGCTGGGCAATGTTCTTTTCTTCCCTCATAGCCCTAGGGTTCGCGCTATTAGCAGCCGTTTTATTACCCGCCCAGCGGCGATTCCGCCCCAAGGCCATTCATCCGCATACTGAATTTCTTGCGACGGTCAGACACCTGCGTAATCCGCGACTGCTGGCGTTATTTGCCTCCGCCTTTGTCGGGATGGGAACCTTTGTGTCCCTTTATAATTACATTGGCTTCCGAATGATGAGTCAATTTGGGCTCAGCGAAGGGCTAGTCGGGCTGGTATTTATCATGTACCTCGCTGGAACATGGTCCTCAGCCCGTGTTGGTCGACTAGTATCACGCTCCACCCGAGGTCGACTCATGGTGGGCGCAGCCTCATTGATGGGTGTCTCGATTTTGCTCCTTATCCCTGCTAATCTCATCACCACACTCGTAGCTATATTTACCTTTACTGCAGCGTTTTTTGCCATGCACTCCGTCGCTTCCGGATGGGTGGGGATCATTGCTACCGAAAACCGCGCTGAAGGTTCAGGAATGTACCTATTTTGCTACTACGCCGGATCCTCGATCATCGGCTGGATGTCCGGGTATGTGTTTTCATCCCAAGAATGGTTGGGATTAATTGTTTGGTTACTCCTGCTAGCTAGTGGGTTGGTCGCGATTGCCACGCTCTCCGCCATCGCTGAAAAATCCCAGCGCCGGCAACCCCGGCGTTCCATGACTTAG
- a CDS encoding HNH endonuclease signature motif containing protein, with protein MNILAALDALKRQGLELAHAVWQHGKPDSFAEDYGLPTTEARRFYRVGKTLFGPCQLELKKDRNVVLHALPGLSIHQLLIIDAYCRKIGPNSRFLLWRELAEAAPGRTLAELSELAKKRVREINPNTDKNATALRRVVFSTSPDINGQSHLLARGPAEHMAHITSALEQVTQHHWNRDTDDRSFTQAMFDSLYQLTTTTSAHPEPTQDYGVAIVVRIPELNRESLASSGEGREFMTSQGAIMTTRQYLQAQLANTGYAIITDRNNHPVELHHLTKTDGTQPRFANRAQRFALACMQGVCAKPGCHRYALNGQAHHIIPHHQGGQTNPANMVLLCPTHHAEIPHHGTIYKDSEGKPMWRNPDGSNREGRFPIHDINGQALGCR; from the coding sequence ATGAATATCCTCGCAGCACTCGATGCTCTCAAACGACAAGGACTTGAACTAGCCCACGCGGTTTGGCAGCACGGCAAACCAGACAGCTTCGCCGAGGATTACGGCTTGCCAACCACAGAAGCTCGACGCTTCTACCGCGTAGGGAAAACCCTATTTGGGCCCTGCCAGCTAGAGCTCAAAAAAGACCGAAATGTTGTTCTCCACGCGTTGCCCGGTCTCAGCATCCACCAGCTGCTTATTATTGATGCCTATTGCCGGAAGATCGGCCCAAACTCGCGTTTCCTATTGTGGCGAGAACTCGCCGAGGCTGCGCCTGGCCGCACCCTTGCTGAACTTAGCGAATTGGCGAAAAAACGTGTTCGGGAGATCAACCCGAACACCGACAAAAACGCCACCGCGCTTCGCCGCGTCGTCTTTTCTACCTCACCCGATATCAATGGGCAATCCCATTTACTGGCCCGTGGCCCCGCCGAGCACATGGCCCATATCACCAGCGCATTAGAACAAGTTACCCAACACCATTGGAACCGAGACACCGATGATCGCAGCTTTACTCAGGCCATGTTTGATTCCCTCTACCAGTTGACAACCACCACAAGCGCACACCCCGAGCCCACACAAGACTATGGCGTGGCAATTGTTGTCCGTATACCCGAACTCAACCGCGAATCCCTAGCTAGCAGCGGAGAAGGCCGCGAGTTTATGACTAGCCAGGGCGCCATAATGACCACCCGACAGTATCTCCAAGCCCAGCTAGCTAATACGGGTTATGCCATCATCACTGACCGGAATAATCACCCCGTAGAACTGCACCATCTCACCAAAACCGACGGCACCCAGCCGCGCTTCGCTAACCGAGCCCAACGGTTCGCACTAGCGTGCATGCAAGGCGTATGCGCCAAACCTGGTTGCCACAGGTACGCGCTCAATGGCCAAGCACACCACATCATTCCCCACCACCAAGGTGGACAAACCAACCCCGCCAATATGGTGCTGCTTTGCCCCACCCATCACGCCGAAATTCCCCATCACGGAACCATCTATAAAGATTCAGAGGGAAAGCCCATGTGGCGAAACCCTGACGGCAGTAACCGAGAAGGACGATTCCCCATCCACGACATCAACGGACAAGCCCTAGGCTGCCGCTAA
- a CDS encoding response regulator transcription factor encodes MIRVLLADDHEIVRLGLRAVLEGADDIEVVGEVATADAAISAALAGGIDVILMDLRFGAGAEGTRVTTGAQATHAIRSSMKNPPKVLVVTNYDTDADILGAIEAGAVGYLLKDAPPTELLSAVRSAAEGDSALSPSVADRLMTRGRTPRTSLTPRELEVLQLVASGSSNRDIGHVLLLSEATVKSHLVHIYDKLGVRSRTSAVAAAREQGML; translated from the coding sequence ATGATTCGAGTTCTACTGGCAGATGATCATGAAATTGTCCGATTAGGGTTAAGGGCGGTTCTTGAGGGGGCTGATGATATTGAGGTGGTGGGGGAGGTCGCTACTGCCGACGCCGCTATCTCCGCAGCCCTTGCCGGGGGAATAGACGTCATTTTAATGGACCTGCGGTTTGGGGCTGGGGCGGAAGGAACTCGAGTGACGACAGGGGCCCAAGCGACGCACGCTATTAGGTCTTCTATGAAAAACCCGCCGAAAGTTCTGGTGGTGACCAATTACGATACCGATGCGGATATTTTGGGGGCCATTGAAGCAGGGGCGGTGGGGTATTTATTAAAAGACGCGCCACCAACGGAATTATTATCAGCGGTTCGTTCAGCAGCAGAAGGGGATTCAGCGCTTTCGCCTTCCGTCGCCGATCGATTAATGACCCGAGGTCGAACTCCCCGAACTTCCCTGACCCCCCGAGAGTTAGAAGTACTGCAATTAGTAGCTAGCGGTTCCTCAAATAGGGATATTGGTCACGTTTTGCTCTTAAGTGAGGCGACAGTGAAATCCCACCTAGTTCATATATATGACAAATTAGGTGTCCGATCCCGGACCTCAGCGGTTGCAGCAGCCCGGGAACAAGGAATGCTTTAA
- a CDS encoding L-lactate dehydrogenase, with protein MKDIVGNKVVLIGAGDVGVAYAYALVNQGTCDHLAIIDIDEKKLEGNVMDLNHGVVWSSSRTRVTKGSYADCRDAAIVVLCAGAAQKPGETRLQLVEKNMKITKSIVDEVMANEFDGIFVVASNPVDILTYATWKYSGLDHHRVIGSGTVLDSARFRYMLGELYEVAPTSVHAYIIGEHGDTELPVLSSATIAGVSMRKQLEKDPELEGRLEKIFEDTRDAAYHIIDAKGSTSYGIGMGLARITRAILQNQDVALPCSALLQGEYGQENIYIGTPAIINRRGIRRVVELEITDHEMERFTHSANTLREVQEKFFPAS; from the coding sequence ATGAAAGACATTGTCGGAAACAAGGTAGTGCTTATCGGGGCGGGCGACGTGGGAGTAGCCTACGCCTACGCACTAGTGAATCAGGGCACCTGTGATCACCTCGCAATCATCGACATCGATGAAAAGAAGCTAGAAGGTAACGTCATGGACCTCAACCACGGTGTGGTGTGGTCCAGTTCTCGTACCCGCGTCACCAAAGGCAGCTATGCAGATTGCCGCGATGCCGCCATTGTTGTGCTCTGCGCCGGTGCAGCCCAAAAGCCGGGCGAAACCCGACTGCAGCTTGTAGAAAAGAACATGAAAATCACTAAATCCATTGTGGATGAAGTGATGGCCAATGAATTCGACGGAATTTTCGTCGTGGCGTCTAACCCCGTCGATATTCTCACCTACGCCACGTGGAAATACTCCGGCCTAGACCACCATCGCGTCATTGGCTCCGGCACCGTCTTGGATTCCGCACGTTTCCGTTACATGCTTGGTGAACTTTACGAAGTAGCACCCACGTCGGTGCACGCATACATCATTGGTGAACACGGTGATACCGAGTTACCTGTGCTCTCCTCCGCTACCATCGCCGGGGTTTCTATGCGGAAGCAGCTAGAAAAAGATCCCGAGTTAGAAGGGCGTTTGGAGAAAATATTTGAAGACACCCGAGACGCCGCCTACCACATTATTGACGCCAAGGGCTCCACGTCCTATGGAATTGGCATGGGACTGGCCCGCATTACGCGTGCGATTTTGCAAAACCAGGATGTAGCGCTGCCATGTTCCGCGCTGCTGCAAGGCGAATATGGGCAAGAAAATATCTACATCGGTACGCCCGCTATCATTAACCGGCGCGGAATCCGTCGGGTCGTAGAGCTAGAAATCACTGATCATGAGATGGAACGCTTCACGCATTCGGCTAATACCTTGCGGGAGGTTCAGGAGAAGTTCTTTCCCGCTAGTTAG
- a CDS encoding DUF6474 family protein — MGLMKKIRKARAEAKAQIKAAKVRVKAEAKENAKLKLRREKLLARQEKNLLKAEQKGLKAKRKHERAMAKRELKKIRAGQLNKHSVRRYAGAARVLTPLLIPVVYRLVTMAKEQANKAEARRFGVDSEQLAQFSGFGAPLKARLEGVRNTINNSDLPSGFCRDVEDRISELHDAVNNAEQMTPEQRTRAHRSISREIDGLTAQIQERLAI; from the coding sequence ATGGGACTGATGAAGAAGATTCGGAAAGCGCGGGCGGAAGCCAAGGCGCAAATTAAGGCGGCGAAGGTTCGGGTAAAAGCTGAAGCTAAAGAAAACGCTAAGTTGAAGCTGCGTCGGGAGAAGTTGCTTGCTCGGCAGGAGAAGAACTTATTGAAGGCGGAGCAGAAGGGTTTGAAAGCTAAGCGTAAGCATGAACGTGCTATGGCTAAGCGGGAGTTAAAAAAGATTCGCGCGGGTCAGCTTAATAAGCATTCGGTTCGGCGTTATGCGGGTGCCGCCCGAGTTTTGACTCCGCTTTTAATTCCGGTGGTTTATCGCTTGGTAACTATGGCAAAAGAACAGGCTAATAAGGCTGAGGCCCGACGTTTTGGCGTGGATTCTGAGCAGTTGGCACAATTCTCTGGCTTTGGCGCCCCCTTGAAGGCTCGTTTAGAAGGGGTTCGAAATACTATTAATAATTCTGATTTACCCTCTGGCTTTTGCCGTGATGTAGAAGACCGTATTTCGGAGCTTCATGATGCCGTGAACAATGCCGAACAGATGACCCCTGAGCAGCGGACTCGCGCCCATCGGAGTATTTCTCGTGAAATTGACGGACTGACCGCCCAAATTCAGGAGCGATTAGCTATTTAA
- a CDS encoding LysR family transcriptional regulator — protein MSLSSELQSFLVGAELQHLSDAARELAISQPTLSRRIAKLEKELGSELFDRTGRGIHLNQRGEAYVPHARAALAELEAGRTKVRRLMDPERGTVRLDFIHSLGTWMVPDILRAHRQAHPHLDIKLHQGPAQEVSNRVLYDQADIALVGPRPEESREGGELGWCRLHRQRLALAFPEEHPLAIEGEEIHFSEIASENVVAMLPGYGTRIMLDKLSAEYDVRLRIVFESMELTTVSGLVTAGLGVALLPLDDPYLLPHRAVLRPLTPAVYRDLGMVWRQGAAPAPPVDGFREFVQSRLAAA, from the coding sequence ATGAGTTTGTCTTCGGAATTACAGAGCTTTTTAGTAGGAGCGGAACTTCAGCATTTGAGTGATGCCGCTAGAGAGCTAGCTATAAGTCAACCCACGCTATCTAGGCGGATTGCGAAATTAGAAAAAGAGTTAGGCTCTGAGCTTTTCGATCGAACAGGTAGAGGTATCCACCTGAATCAGCGAGGTGAAGCGTATGTTCCCCACGCCCGAGCTGCGTTAGCTGAGTTAGAAGCGGGCCGGACGAAAGTTCGCCGGCTCATGGATCCAGAACGAGGAACAGTGCGACTTGATTTTATTCATTCGCTAGGTACGTGGATGGTTCCAGATATTTTACGAGCTCATCGACAAGCTCATCCCCATCTTGATATTAAGTTGCATCAGGGGCCCGCCCAGGAGGTCTCTAATCGAGTCCTTTATGATCAAGCTGACATCGCATTGGTAGGGCCCCGGCCAGAGGAAAGTAGAGAAGGTGGAGAGCTGGGTTGGTGTCGCCTGCATCGTCAGCGATTAGCGTTGGCATTTCCGGAGGAACATCCTCTGGCTATTGAGGGTGAAGAGATACATTTTAGCGAAATAGCTAGCGAGAATGTTGTCGCGATGTTACCCGGATACGGCACCCGGATCATGCTGGACAAACTATCTGCCGAATATGATGTCCGTTTGCGGATAGTGTTCGAATCTATGGAGCTGACTACTGTTTCAGGATTGGTGACCGCCGGACTAGGCGTCGCTCTTTTACCTCTTGATGATCCTTACCTTTTGCCGCACAGAGCGGTTCTGCGCCCGTTGACTCCAGCGGTTTATCGGGATTTAGGCATGGTGTGGCGCCAGGGGGCTGCGCCAGCTCCTCCGGTTGATGGTTTTCGGGAATTTGTGCAGTCGCGTTTAGCGGCAGCCTAG
- a CDS encoding TM0106 family RecB-like putative nuclease, with the protein MPLTELSRQRQQRFDAARRHTLSLLPALASRIDIHGEGFDAEMDTLEALAQRAPLVTNAQFSDAGWKTQVDILHLSEEGYIPIVISAHRAARPDPRRSCQTLPTRKLGQAQCWSEEKYRLRHHTVDSYRLALATRALAGMGLASRWGGVIGQDPERVFLHHTDIHQAALSAALAAPLPTRPRRVKECDWCSYQQMCRSQLRDMDDISLVLPGDRAESFRRRGINTVTGLINANLGEASALAAAWKAKIPVLRRHPSRPIRRAALEVDIDVETYLDHGAYLWGMFDGHRYHPYATWKPLGGDPEAENFAAFWAHLKKLRTDNPDFCAYCYANNGENHWLRTSAKRFAGKPGIPGLEEIEEFIHSEQWVDVFQVVKTQLIGPEGLGLKTVAKAAGYQWEEAELEGEGSVAAYREARTLMSWRDRLLSYNEDDCRATAAVRDWLSHGTPGLPALGFFSDGGERGNRDQPTS; encoded by the coding sequence ATGCCGCTCACCGAGCTCAGCCGGCAGCGCCAGCAACGTTTTGACGCCGCCCGACGACACACTCTCTCCCTGCTCCCCGCTCTAGCTAGCAGGATTGATATTCACGGAGAAGGCTTCGATGCTGAAATGGACACCCTCGAAGCTCTCGCCCAACGAGCTCCCCTGGTGACCAATGCTCAATTCAGCGACGCTGGGTGGAAAACCCAAGTAGATATTCTCCACCTCAGCGAAGAGGGATACATACCCATTGTCATTAGCGCCCATCGAGCTGCCCGGCCAGATCCTCGCCGCAGCTGCCAGACACTGCCCACCCGAAAACTAGGGCAGGCCCAATGTTGGTCGGAGGAAAAATATCGCCTGCGGCATCATACTGTGGATAGCTATCGCTTAGCGCTCGCTACACGCGCCCTAGCGGGAATGGGATTAGCTAGTAGGTGGGGCGGGGTGATCGGGCAAGACCCAGAACGCGTTTTTCTCCATCATACCGACATTCACCAAGCTGCTCTCAGTGCGGCGCTGGCTGCTCCCCTGCCAACACGGCCGCGCCGGGTCAAAGAATGCGATTGGTGTTCTTATCAACAGATGTGTCGGAGCCAACTGCGCGACATGGATGACATCAGTCTGGTGCTTCCCGGAGATCGGGCAGAAAGCTTTCGGCGTCGGGGAATCAACACCGTGACCGGCCTCATTAATGCCAACTTGGGGGAGGCTTCAGCTCTCGCTGCGGCTTGGAAAGCGAAAATCCCGGTGCTTCGTCGGCACCCATCTCGCCCAATTCGGCGTGCAGCATTGGAGGTAGATATAGATGTGGAGACCTACCTTGACCATGGCGCCTATCTCTGGGGAATGTTCGACGGACATCGCTATCATCCATATGCCACCTGGAAACCATTAGGCGGAGACCCTGAAGCCGAAAACTTTGCCGCCTTCTGGGCGCACTTAAAGAAACTGCGCACTGACAACCCGGATTTCTGTGCCTATTGTTATGCCAACAATGGCGAAAACCACTGGTTGCGAACTTCAGCAAAAAGATTTGCAGGGAAACCAGGGATTCCTGGACTTGAAGAAATAGAGGAATTTATTCACTCAGAGCAGTGGGTAGACGTCTTTCAAGTAGTGAAAACCCAATTAATCGGCCCTGAAGGCTTAGGGCTAAAAACCGTAGCGAAAGCAGCTGGATACCAATGGGAGGAAGCAGAATTAGAAGGAGAAGGCTCCGTCGCCGCCTATCGAGAAGCCAGAACCCTCATGAGTTGGCGGGACCGATTGCTTAGCTATAACGAAGATGATTGCAGGGCTACCGCTGCTGTGCGGGACTGGCTAAGTCATGGAACGCCGGGGTTGCCGGCGCTGGGATTTTTCAGCGATGGCGGAGAGCGTGGCAATCGCGACCAACCCACTAGCTAG
- a CDS encoding histone-like nucleoid-structuring protein Lsr2, whose protein sequence is MARKEVIQYFDDLDNSPLSQDQVETVQFRLDNQEYELDLSAENARKFREVLSPYLDNARKVNATRRRRRASSNNGGAAAYGIDPSEVRAWAEANGIQVNKRGKIKTETVERYREAKGLA, encoded by the coding sequence ATGGCCCGTAAAGAAGTGATCCAATACTTTGATGATCTGGACAATTCTCCCTTGTCTCAGGATCAGGTGGAAACAGTTCAATTCCGTCTTGATAATCAGGAATACGAACTCGATCTTTCCGCCGAGAATGCCCGTAAGTTCCGGGAGGTTTTAAGCCCCTATCTGGACAATGCTCGTAAAGTGAATGCTACTCGTCGGCGTCGTCGTGCCAGCAGCAACAATGGCGGAGCTGCGGCCTATGGCATTGATCCTTCGGAGGTTCGGGCCTGGGCAGAAGCAAATGGTATTCAGGTTAATAAGCGGGGCAAGATTAAGACTGAAACCGTAGAGCGCTATCGTGAAGCAAAAGGTTTAGCCTAA
- the msrA gene encoding peptide-methionine (S)-S-oxide reductase MsrA, with translation MGWLIPSRPNQLVPVKEALKGGTAPVLTHPKPHAVLGTPVDAPWRPEQRILYAGLGCFWGAEKLFWELPGVESTSVGYAGGVTPNPTYREVCTGRTNHAEVVGIIYDPGIISLDQLVVAAMEAHDPTQGFRQGNDVGTQYRSVFYTVGSNARNEAERIKKIVAHYGKQLAERGYGEITTEVAPLVGHYYLAEDEHQQYLAKNPGGYCPHHSTGVACEMPVNL, from the coding sequence ATGGGCTGGCTAATTCCCTCCCGTCCAAACCAACTGGTTCCCGTCAAAGAAGCTCTGAAAGGCGGAACTGCTCCGGTACTTACTCACCCCAAGCCTCATGCTGTTTTAGGAACGCCAGTCGACGCCCCTTGGCGGCCAGAGCAGCGGATTCTCTATGCCGGGCTGGGCTGTTTTTGGGGAGCTGAAAAGCTGTTCTGGGAACTGCCTGGGGTAGAGTCCACCTCGGTTGGATACGCCGGGGGAGTTACCCCTAATCCGACATATCGAGAAGTGTGTACCGGTCGAACTAACCATGCAGAGGTAGTTGGAATTATTTATGACCCTGGAATTATTTCTCTAGATCAGTTAGTTGTAGCCGCAATGGAAGCGCATGACCCAACCCAGGGTTTTCGTCAGGGCAATGATGTAGGCACTCAATACCGTTCAGTTTTTTATACCGTAGGGAGTAATGCCCGCAATGAAGCTGAGCGAATTAAGAAAATTGTTGCACACTATGGAAAGCAGCTAGCTGAGCGCGGGTACGGGGAGATAACGACCGAGGTGGCTCCGCTCGTCGGGCATTATTATTTGGCGGAAGATGAACATCAGCAGTATTTAGCTAAGAATCCTGGCGGTTATTGTCCCCACCATTCCACGGGAGTAGCATGCGAAATGCCCGTAAATCTGTGA
- a CDS encoding DUF5926 family protein: MAKKNRKTQQLPEGMSRRQAKLAARAAERSALDRDPRPFGGLAMEADLIALQEFVPSAAALLPLTIESPRPVQVVTVLPGAAAAVVREDDALVALQAGSRSQNPGRDLAYAINWVVNAEVGETLGSAIADGSEPQLKDLVRPDASLDVKEYEDFHWWLPDNDPSLLAPEMAASLQAANDAIIPSTRIHADIPGCAWWVDPGTKAHIRWIFPTDSEDQLLRALARVAARGDLALGEGSKFAGVFRTHGIIVPVFDVDRTQSSDSFAPLLEALAEQLHVAYQDETSLDSEERRKLQNIKSREVTIR, encoded by the coding sequence ATGGCTAAAAAGAACCGTAAAACCCAGCAGCTCCCGGAGGGGATGAGTAGGCGGCAGGCAAAGTTGGCGGCCCGGGCCGCTGAGCGTTCTGCCTTGGATCGTGATCCTCGTCCTTTTGGTGGGCTGGCTATGGAAGCTGACCTTATTGCGCTGCAGGAGTTTGTTCCTTCGGCTGCTGCGTTGTTGCCGTTGACTATTGAGTCTCCGCGGCCGGTGCAGGTGGTGACGGTGTTACCGGGGGCTGCGGCGGCGGTGGTTCGTGAGGATGACGCTTTGGTTGCTTTGCAAGCGGGGTCTCGTTCTCAGAATCCCGGCAGAGATTTGGCTTATGCTATCAACTGGGTGGTGAATGCTGAGGTGGGGGAGACACTTGGTTCAGCTATAGCGGATGGTTCGGAGCCTCAGCTAAAAGACCTTGTGCGGCCCGACGCCTCGTTGGATGTCAAGGAGTACGAGGATTTCCATTGGTGGTTGCCAGATAATGATCCAAGCTTGTTAGCTCCTGAGATGGCGGCTAGTTTGCAGGCGGCAAATGACGCCATCATTCCTTCGACTCGGATTCATGCCGATATTCCGGGTTGCGCGTGGTGGGTAGACCCCGGCACGAAGGCTCATATTCGTTGGATTTTCCCCACTGATAGTGAGGACCAGCTTCTGCGCGCGCTAGCTAGAGTGGCGGCTCGTGGGGATCTGGCCTTAGGTGAGGGGTCTAAGTTTGCTGGGGTGTTCCGCACTCACGGAATCATTGTCCCGGTTTTTGATGTTGACCGCACTCAGTCTTCTGATTCTTTTGCCCCGCTTTTGGAGGCCCTGGCTGAACAACTTCACGTTGCGTATCAGGATGAGACGAGTTTGGATAGCGAAGAGCGTCGGAAATTACAAAATATTAAGTCCCGCGAGGTAACTATCCGCTAG
- a CDS encoding sensor histidine kinase, translating into MSTVLDRPGEHRLRNGLHILTAVLLVVVLAASITMPSGQAILNLLLTASFACLYFYGFMWWKRWPLHVQLVWVTGLSLMWTLLLTVAPIGVYLVFPLFFLYLQVLPGRVGIAAVLGATLVAVLAQIPTGLSMGAIMGPAVSAVVTLAIHFTLRVLWQVNNERAELIEQLILTRNELAKTQHAAGVVAERQRIAHEIHDTLAQGLSSIQMLLHVAENEIEGQEKAKERIRLARQTAADNLQEARAMIAALQPAALEERSLDAALQRIAHHASETSGIDITSDVEGARRELPMKHEAALLRIAQGAVANVVSHAQATRCRISLSYGDNEVRLDVVDNGQGFDPDQVDHRPQGMGHVGLGAMRTRAEELGGSLSVESAPGQGTAISAAIPRKKD; encoded by the coding sequence ATGAGCACCGTCCTGGACCGTCCCGGCGAGCATAGGCTCCGCAATGGACTACACATTCTGACCGCTGTGTTACTAGTGGTAGTCCTGGCAGCGTCGATCACCATGCCCAGCGGCCAAGCCATCCTCAACCTCCTTCTCACCGCATCATTCGCCTGCCTTTATTTTTACGGATTCATGTGGTGGAAGCGATGGCCCCTACACGTGCAACTGGTGTGGGTCACCGGGCTCAGTCTGATGTGGACTCTGCTATTAACTGTGGCACCCATCGGGGTCTACCTGGTATTCCCCCTCTTTTTCCTCTACCTACAGGTGCTCCCCGGCCGGGTAGGCATAGCTGCAGTACTCGGAGCCACCCTAGTGGCTGTGCTGGCCCAGATCCCCACCGGACTCAGCATGGGCGCAATCATGGGGCCAGCAGTGTCAGCTGTAGTGACCCTAGCCATCCACTTCACTCTGCGGGTTCTGTGGCAAGTAAATAATGAACGCGCCGAATTAATAGAACAACTTATCCTCACCCGCAATGAGCTAGCGAAAACCCAACATGCCGCCGGAGTAGTGGCCGAACGCCAGCGCATTGCTCACGAAATCCACGACACCTTGGCGCAGGGATTATCCAGCATCCAGATGCTTTTGCACGTGGCAGAAAATGAAATCGAAGGCCAGGAGAAGGCAAAAGAAAGGATCCGCCTTGCCCGCCAGACCGCCGCCGATAATCTTCAGGAAGCACGAGCAATGATTGCAGCGCTCCAACCGGCGGCATTGGAGGAGCGATCCCTTGATGCCGCACTCCAGAGGATAGCCCACCATGCCTCGGAAACGTCCGGCATAGACATTACGTCCGACGTCGAAGGGGCGCGTCGTGAACTTCCCATGAAACACGAAGCCGCGTTGCTGCGCATAGCTCAAGGAGCGGTAGCTAATGTGGTAAGCCATGCCCAGGCGACACGATGCCGAATCAGTTTGAGCTATGGGGACAATGAAGTCCGACTAGACGTGGTAGACAACGGGCAAGGTTTTGACCCAGACCAGGTAGATCATCGGCCGCAGGGAATGGGGCACGTGGGGTTAGGGGCGATGCGAACCCGAGCAGAGGAATTAGGCGGGAGCCTGAGTGTGGAGTCAGCGCCGGGCCAGGGAACCGCGATCTCGGCGGCTATACCACGGAAAAAGGATTAA